In one Chitinophaga sancti genomic region, the following are encoded:
- a CDS encoding terminase large subunit domain-containing protein, whose translation MYEEEITPIRIQLKRPHVNQQKILSSNSRFKVICAGRRFGKSDLAQIASVTRMLSAPKTFVGYVAPNFDLCKKFFKEFVESLPAQLIKSENKAELQIEFINQSFIKFHSGEALQSFRSRKYHLVIIDEAAFIPDLKDAYEQSIRPTLTDFRGQCIFISTPRGENYFSALFHKGLRNEDGYESFHFTSYDNPFISPEEIDEAQNTLPSEVFKQEFLAEPSSNSGSPFGGQSTINKNVVSTLSNNEPICFGIDLGKSIDHSCIIGLDNEKKMAYFDRFRMDWNITKQRIKSLNLRYPKAHYVIDATGLGSPIVDDLQLAGINNLVPFKFTGTSKPQIILELILAVEKGEITYNEITAKEMSVFEFTTTASGHIRYSAASGYNDDTIASLAMANSYHKHCRRISDWKLYRC comes from the coding sequence ATGTATGAAGAAGAAATAACCCCAATTAGGATTCAATTAAAACGACCCCATGTTAATCAACAGAAAATACTTTCCTCAAACAGTAGGTTCAAAGTTATATGTGCAGGTAGACGTTTCGGCAAGAGTGATTTAGCACAGATAGCTAGTGTAACGAGAATGTTGTCAGCACCTAAAACATTTGTTGGATATGTAGCCCCAAACTTTGATTTGTGCAAGAAATTTTTCAAAGAGTTCGTTGAATCATTACCTGCTCAATTAATTAAATCAGAGAATAAAGCAGAGTTACAAATTGAGTTCATTAATCAAAGCTTTATTAAGTTCCATTCAGGTGAGGCTTTGCAATCATTTAGAAGTAGGAAGTATCACTTAGTCATAATTGATGAGGCAGCATTTATACCAGACTTAAAAGATGCTTATGAGCAATCGATTAGACCTACCCTAACGGATTTCAGAGGACAATGTATATTTATATCAACACCTAGAGGAGAAAATTACTTTTCTGCACTGTTCCATAAAGGGTTAAGGAATGAAGATGGATATGAATCATTCCATTTTACTAGCTACGATAATCCATTCATTAGTCCAGAAGAAATAGATGAAGCACAAAACACACTTCCATCTGAAGTTTTTAAACAAGAGTTCCTAGCAGAGCCATCAAGTAATAGCGGTTCACCTTTCGGTGGTCAATCAACTATCAATAAAAATGTAGTATCAACCCTATCTAATAATGAGCCAATATGTTTCGGAATCGATTTAGGGAAATCCATCGACCATTCCTGTATAATTGGCCTTGATAACGAAAAGAAGATGGCCTATTTTGACCGTTTTCGTATGGATTGGAATATCACCAAGCAAAGAATTAAATCACTCAATTTAAGGTATCCTAAAGCCCATTATGTAATTGATGCCACTGGTTTAGGTTCTCCAATTGTTGATGATTTGCAATTAGCGGGAATTAACAATCTAGTTCCTTTCAAATTTACAGGAACAAGTAAACCACAGATTATCCTTGAATTAATATTAGCAGTTGAGAAAGGCGAAATTACCTACAATGAGATAACAGCAAAAGAAATGTCAGTATTTGAATTTACTACAACCGCATCTGGCCATATTAGATATTCGGCGGCTTCTGGATATAACGATGATACTATAGCAAGTCTGGCAATGGCGAATAGCTACCATAAGCATTGTAGGAGAATATCAGATTGGAAGTTGTATAGGTGTTAA
- the tnpC gene encoding IS66 family transposase — protein sequence MKPEIIYTLPEALEQVNALQLQKADLSNSLTQERHVFSRIIQELTTENTALKEEKDQLRRWLSNEQERGIDKDRRITSLEETIAEMQTALASKTDEAQRKDWQLKELQEMLFGQRSEKFIPDAATTQTAIQQTLGEEFDKTEVEAIIEQTIASTITDTQTGTTSKTSRRKKRHKAHKGRRPIPTHLETETIVYDIAGDKTGMKPMGKKVSVYYEIIPGKLIRKEEHHLQYKSADGKIHCTPVQPRMIERGIVSNRLLAHLHSERFVYYMPYYRQQQRFERLTGVSFAASTIDHWEEVCYKKLKRLLKLLKKTIQTANYLKADETRLRYLHDEGQGKAANGWMWVFHAPEHKLVLFEFHPGRANDVPKEILKDFAGILQTDALSSYTAAFKENNKVTLMSCLAHIRRGFKKSQRQNKVLSDQVLVYFNIIYRIEAYAKRKHFTPDQRLALRQKYSKPFFDKIRSWLDEHKDKHVPDSLLAKAITYANNQWDKLNILFLNGRIDVDNNTTENAIRPITLFRKNSLFASNEHGGERAALFYSLVETCKLNGIDPFEYLNDVYNRLHDCSAAELIHLLPPNWKPTEARKTAM from the coding sequence GTGAAACCTGAGATCATATACACATTGCCTGAAGCACTGGAACAAGTGAATGCGCTGCAACTGCAGAAAGCAGATTTGTCCAATTCTCTCACCCAGGAAAGACATGTGTTCAGTCGCATTATTCAGGAGCTCACAACAGAGAATACTGCACTAAAAGAAGAAAAAGACCAGCTGAGGCGTTGGCTATCTAATGAGCAGGAACGTGGAATTGATAAAGATAGAAGGATTACATCTCTGGAGGAAACTATTGCAGAAATGCAGACCGCTCTTGCCAGTAAAACAGATGAAGCACAGCGTAAAGACTGGCAATTAAAAGAGCTGCAGGAGATGTTATTTGGCCAGCGTAGTGAAAAATTTATTCCTGACGCAGCAACTACACAGACAGCTATTCAGCAGACTCTGGGAGAAGAATTTGATAAAACCGAAGTCGAAGCTATTATTGAACAAACAATAGCTTCGACCATTACGGATACCCAAACAGGCACTACTTCCAAAACCAGCCGCAGGAAAAAGCGTCACAAAGCACATAAAGGAAGAAGACCTATTCCCACTCACCTGGAAACAGAAACTATTGTTTATGATATTGCAGGAGATAAAACAGGCATGAAGCCCATGGGGAAGAAAGTATCTGTTTATTACGAAATTATTCCCGGAAAACTAATCAGAAAAGAAGAACATCACCTTCAATATAAATCAGCAGATGGAAAGATCCACTGCACGCCTGTCCAGCCCAGGATGATAGAACGTGGGATTGTAAGCAACAGGTTGCTTGCCCATCTGCACAGTGAACGTTTTGTTTACTACATGCCATACTATCGCCAGCAGCAGCGGTTTGAGCGCCTGACAGGTGTTAGTTTTGCAGCATCAACAATAGACCACTGGGAGGAAGTTTGTTATAAAAAGTTGAAGCGTCTGTTGAAACTACTGAAGAAAACTATACAGACGGCAAATTACCTTAAAGCAGACGAGACAAGGCTGAGGTACCTCCACGATGAAGGCCAGGGCAAAGCCGCCAATGGATGGATGTGGGTGTTTCATGCACCGGAACACAAGCTTGTGCTGTTTGAATTTCACCCTGGTAGAGCTAATGATGTACCAAAAGAGATTCTGAAGGATTTTGCAGGCATATTGCAAACAGATGCGCTATCGTCCTACACTGCTGCATTTAAAGAAAATAACAAAGTTACGTTGATGAGCTGCCTGGCGCATATCCGCAGAGGATTTAAAAAATCACAGCGACAAAATAAAGTACTGTCAGACCAGGTCCTTGTATATTTTAATATTATATACCGCATAGAAGCGTATGCTAAACGTAAACATTTTACTCCTGACCAACGACTGGCATTACGACAGAAATATAGTAAACCCTTTTTTGACAAGATCCGTAGCTGGTTGGATGAACACAAGGATAAACATGTACCTGATAGCCTATTGGCTAAAGCAATTACTTATGCAAATAATCAGTGGGATAAGCTGAATATATTATTTTTAAACGGAAGAATAGACGTTGACAACAATACAACTGAAAATGCGATACGTCCAATTACATTATTCAGAAAAAACTCCCTTTTTGCCAGTAATGAACACGGCGGGGAAAGGGCTGCATTATTTTACTCTCTAGTAGAAACTTGTAAGCTGAACGGGATTGATCCATTCGAATACTTAAACGATGTGTATAATCGACTCCACGACTGCTCCGCTGCTGAATTAATACACTTATTACCTCCTAATTGGAAACCAACTGAAGCAAGAAAAACGGCTATGTAG
- the tnpB gene encoding IS66 family insertion sequence element accessory protein TnpB (TnpB, as the term is used for proteins encoded by IS66 family insertion elements, is considered an accessory protein, since TnpC, encoded by a neighboring gene, is a DDE family transposase.) — MLSLTGYRLVLWNSDTDMRLSFNGLSGIVVNEMKEDPFQYGTLYAFFNHRRTQVKILGWDGDGFGIFYKRLSRGTFGTPVYNSETKMMVLEKKDLLLILEGVEVRFRKRYERSGRYHKS; from the coding sequence ATGTTATCATTAACTGGTTATCGCCTCGTATTATGGAACAGCGACACAGATATGCGCTTAAGTTTTAACGGCCTGTCTGGTATTGTTGTAAATGAGATGAAGGAAGACCCTTTTCAGTATGGTACCCTGTATGCGTTTTTCAATCACCGTCGCACGCAGGTTAAGATTCTTGGCTGGGATGGAGATGGCTTTGGCATATTTTACAAAAGGTTGTCAAGAGGTACTTTTGGTACACCTGTATACAATAGTGAAACTAAGATGATGGTCTTAGAAAAGAAAGATCTTTTACTAATATTAGAAGGAGTAGAAGTGAGATTCCGCAAACGTTATGAAAGATCAGGCAGATATCATAAAAGCTGA
- the tnpA gene encoding IS66 family insertion sequence element accessory protein TnpA: MKRKKSSVTSHQFSEQEIISALEQFTQAGNISVKEFTAAFQISAATFYNWRKRYGNQLVESNAPVGFIDVDLSPVQQEPVSGTIFAEYRGIVFYQRVEPSYLKALL, translated from the coding sequence ATGAAACGAAAAAAATCTTCCGTAACAAGTCATCAATTCAGTGAACAAGAGATCATCTCAGCTCTTGAACAGTTCACTCAGGCAGGTAATATAAGTGTGAAGGAGTTTACCGCTGCCTTTCAGATATCAGCTGCTACTTTTTACAACTGGCGCAAACGCTATGGTAATCAACTTGTAGAATCAAATGCTCCCGTGGGGTTTATTGATGTAGATCTCTCACCAGTCCAACAAGAGCCAGTGTCGGGAACTATCTTTGCAGAATATCGCGGTATTGTTTTTTATCAGCGCGTTGAACCTTCATATCTAAAAGCCCTGTTGTAA
- a CDS encoding LamG domain-containing protein — MIIANPDGSSPYTVPAYQFITVTNNKVSWVVPNDVPTGSKKWFYKTYSNERTPVNVTIVPFTKVTTGYDINFANESSIESNKNQIVNKFGALHKAWGGYANGGVVGDNVYFQDGKLVLEAHGDWYDGTVQGVNRDGTPKIHTIQGDPVWGDDPKLGQDWTNRVGCCIVSKDYHGFGRYLFRTKITQLLGCTPAVWLFWYSETYPELPEYEELLEEGLKREGGFSDGYYVVLNQEIDIEMPSHLAMGVFNGWLEVESNVIFFDINPQYHIGIQNDTQSSANNGLWKYNGAGNPNLRTNWTKVSTVVNPVYQPSFDNFKCNTWISETGSGSGYRFKDPSIPDTQNDEVYLANLTPIGQAANDDAFHDYEFRWYKDRVEFYFDGVLKQTNTSFIPDIPGRLTIGPWFPSATSDSVAPWLPSPLKAWAGSNTGNGLASWNYQKFIIDRILFEPYDDITAGGSNRLIGESYPFDGIRQISL; from the coding sequence GTGATAATTGCTAATCCAGATGGTTCAAGCCCATATACTGTACCTGCTTATCAATTCATCACAGTAACAAACAATAAAGTTAGTTGGGTAGTACCAAATGATGTTCCCACAGGCTCAAAGAAATGGTTTTATAAAACTTATTCAAATGAGAGAACACCAGTCAATGTTACTATTGTTCCTTTCACTAAAGTAACAACGGGTTATGATATTAACTTCGCTAATGAATCATCAATTGAAAGTAATAAGAATCAAATAGTTAATAAATTTGGTGCATTACATAAGGCTTGGGGTGGTTATGCTAATGGTGGAGTAGTTGGTGATAACGTATACTTTCAAGATGGTAAGTTAGTATTAGAAGCACATGGAGATTGGTATGATGGTACAGTACAAGGAGTTAATAGAGACGGTACACCTAAAATACATACAATACAAGGTGACCCGGTTTGGGGAGATGACCCTAAACTTGGACAGGATTGGACTAATAGAGTAGGTTGTTGTATTGTATCTAAAGATTATCATGGTTTTGGCCGTTATTTATTTAGAACTAAAATAACCCAACTTTTAGGATGCACTCCGGCAGTTTGGCTATTTTGGTACTCTGAGACCTACCCCGAGCTACCAGAATATGAAGAATTATTGGAAGAAGGTTTAAAACGTGAAGGGGGCTTTTCTGATGGCTATTATGTTGTGTTGAATCAGGAAATAGACATCGAAATGCCAAGCCATTTAGCAATGGGAGTATTCAATGGATGGTTAGAAGTGGAAAGTAATGTTATATTCTTTGACATCAATCCTCAATATCACATAGGTATACAAAACGATACCCAATCATCTGCAAATAACGGTTTGTGGAAATATAACGGTGCTGGTAACCCCAATTTAAGAACTAATTGGACTAAAGTAAGTACAGTGGTTAATCCGGTTTATCAACCCTCTTTCGATAATTTTAAATGTAATACCTGGATTAGCGAAACCGGCAGTGGTTCCGGGTATCGTTTTAAAGACCCTTCAATCCCTGATACACAAAATGATGAAGTATACTTAGCTAATTTGACACCAATAGGGCAAGCTGCAAATGATGATGCATTCCATGATTATGAGTTTAGATGGTACAAAGACCGTGTAGAGTTCTATTTTGACGGGGTATTAAAACAAACTAATACATCATTCATTCCTGATATTCCTGGAAGATTAACTATTGGCCCTTGGTTTCCTTCTGCCACTTCGGATTCAGTTGCACCTTGGCTACCCTCTCCCCTTAAGGCTTGGGCAGGCAGTAATACAGGTAATGGTTTAGCATCCTGGAACTATCAAAAATTTATTATTGACCGTATATTATTTGAACCTTATGACGATATTACAGCAGGTGGCTCAAATAGATTGATTGGTGAATCTTATCCTTTTGATGGTATTAGACAAATATCATTATGA